The following proteins come from a genomic window of Gehongia tenuis:
- a CDS encoding NusG domain II-containing protein, producing the protein MKKKGDLWLIGGLVLLIGIAFIFWALSRGGEGTMLVVLQDGREICRMDLARVETPYQMTLLEEPEKLVLEIERGRARVVEAACPDKLCERTGWLEKPMDQAVCLPQRVIVRIEGGRLDGVAQ; encoded by the coding sequence ATGAAAAAAAAGGGGGATCTTTGGCTCATTGGCGGACTGGTGCTGCTCATAGGGATCGCCTTCATTTTTTGGGCCCTGAGCCGAGGCGGAGAGGGCACGATGCTGGTAGTTTTGCAGGATGGCCGGGAAATCTGCCGAATGGATCTGGCACGGGTGGAGACGCCCTATCAAATGACACTTTTGGAGGAACCCGAAAAATTGGTTCTTGAAATTGAGCGGGGCCGGGCCCGGGTGGTGGAAGCGGCTTGCCCGGATAAGCTGTGTGAAAGAACGGGCTGGCTGGAAAAACCTATGGATCAGGCGGTGTGTCTGCCCCAGCGGGTGATTGTGCGCATCGAAGGCGGCCGGCTGGATGGGGTGGCGCAATGA
- a CDS encoding Gx transporter family protein: protein MTTRDWIRMALYLAVALVLSYVESLFPLPLGVPGIKLGLANIVTVVALVTLGWKKTFWITLLRCLLTAIFGVFSTLLFSLAGGLLSLAVMALLLGTGRFSLTAVSAAGGVCHNAGQIAVAALVMGPGILAYLPWLMAAGLISGIAVGLAAGLVARRLKSQSAKGVGE, encoded by the coding sequence ATGACGACGCGGGACTGGATCCGAATGGCCCTGTATCTGGCGGTGGCCCTGGTGCTTTCCTATGTGGAGAGTCTGTTCCCGCTGCCGTTGGGCGTGCCGGGAATCAAGCTGGGCCTGGCCAACATCGTGACCGTGGTGGCGCTGGTGACCCTGGGATGGAAAAAGACCTTTTGGATCACCCTGCTGCGCTGCCTGTTGACGGCGATATTCGGAGTCTTTTCCACCCTTTTGTTCAGTTTGGCCGGAGGCCTTTTGAGCCTCGCAGTCATGGCGCTATTGCTGGGCACGGGCAGGTTTTCCCTGACGGCAGTCAGTGCTGCCGGCGGAGTTTGCCACAATGCGGGCCAGATCGCGGTGGCCGCCCTGGTCATGGGCCCGGGAATTCTGGCCTATCTGCCCTGGCTGATGGCGGCGGGCCTCATTTCCGGGATTGCGGTGGGCCTCGCGGCGGGCCTGGTGGCAAGAAGGCTCAAGAGCCAATCGGCAAAGGGGGTGGGGGAATGA
- a CDS encoding CPBP family intramembrane glutamic endopeptidase, translating to MKRLPLWASNTLFLLLLASLITISAVSQTTSALGFYGRNVLVEGAVLGLALLFLCLFKVPVNSVGFVRVRPSLILTAAGLALSGYGLASGVNVLWNLFMRSLGAHFPQSGGLPLQGPLEIVLTVVCVALIPAFCEEFFFRGVFMRSCEPLGKWHAILLSGALFGLLHMQAQNLIAHMALGVVISYLVHRSGSLFVGMTYHGVNNLIAVGLSAAARSGTGPLQLGTPAPVFGTVLAALIVLGLSGLFFAGFMAVFRMLTGNRDSAPAAIKGGRLVLSSIPLFLALMIIGSVLTLGFFKAFGVLG from the coding sequence ATGAAACGGCTGCCGCTGTGGGCCTCCAACACGCTGTTTTTGCTGCTGCTGGCTTCGCTCATCACCATCTCTGCTGTCTCCCAGACGACATCAGCCCTGGGCTTTTATGGCCGAAACGTCCTGGTGGAAGGCGCGGTACTGGGGCTGGCCCTTCTGTTTCTTTGCCTATTCAAGGTGCCGGTGAACAGTGTGGGTTTCGTGCGGGTCCGCCCCTCCCTCATTTTAACGGCCGCGGGGCTCGCACTTTCCGGCTATGGGCTGGCTTCCGGCGTCAATGTGCTATGGAATCTGTTTATGCGCAGCCTTGGGGCCCATTTTCCCCAAAGCGGGGGACTGCCCCTTCAGGGGCCTCTGGAAATTGTGCTGACGGTGGTATGCGTGGCTCTCATACCCGCCTTCTGCGAGGAATTTTTCTTTCGGGGCGTTTTTATGAGGAGCTGTGAGCCCCTCGGCAAATGGCATGCCATTCTCCTGAGCGGCGCTCTGTTTGGGCTTTTGCACATGCAGGCGCAAAACCTCATCGCCCATATGGCGCTGGGTGTGGTGATCAGCTATCTGGTTCATCGCTCCGGCAGCCTTTTTGTGGGCATGACCTACCATGGGGTGAACAATCTTATCGCCGTCGGTTTGTCGGCGGCGGCCCGGAGCGGGACGGGCCCGCTGCAGCTGGGGACGCCCGCGCCTGTTTTTGGCACGGTTCTTGCGGCTCTTATTGTTCTTGGGCTGTCCGGTCTTTTCTTTGCTGGGTTCATGGCGGTGTTCCGCATGCTCACCGGGAACAGGGACAGCGCTCCCGCAGCGATAAAGGGCGGAAGGCTTGTCCTATCCAGCATACCGCTGTTTTTGGCGCTGATGATCATCGGATCTGTATTGACATTGGGGTTCTTTAAAGCATTTGGGGTGCTGGGATGA
- the rlmH gene encoding 23S rRNA (pseudouridine(1915)-N(3))-methyltransferase RlmH encodes MIAITVLAVGKLKEKYLTEGCRDYLKRLSRFARIELVELPDRPAPQRYSAAQVKQVVEQEGRDILARIEARDEVVALAIEGKTMDSVTFSRMLETRMVEGASRMVFVIGGSNGLSGEVLARANLRVSFSPMTFSHGIFRIVLLEQLYRAFKIMNHETYHK; translated from the coding sequence ATGATTGCAATTACAGTGCTTGCCGTGGGCAAGCTGAAGGAAAAATATCTGACGGAAGGCTGCAGGGACTACCTGAAGCGGCTTTCACGGTTTGCCCGGATTGAGCTGGTGGAACTGCCCGACCGGCCTGCGCCGCAAAGATATTCCGCAGCTCAGGTGAAGCAGGTGGTGGAGCAGGAGGGACGGGATATTCTTGCCCGGATTGAAGCCAGGGACGAGGTGGTGGCTCTTGCCATCGAAGGAAAAACGATGGATTCGGTGACTTTTTCCCGGATGCTGGAGACACGTATGGTGGAGGGGGCAAGCCGGATGGTCTTTGTGATCGGCGGCTCCAACGGCCTGTCGGGGGAGGTACTGGCCAGGGCGAATCTTCGAGTTTCCTTCTCGCCCATGACCTTCAGCCATGGAATTTTTCGCATCGTACTGCTGGAACAGCTCTACCGGGCATTTAAGATTATGAACCACGAAACCTATCATAAATAA
- the tadA gene encoding tRNA adenosine(34) deaminase TadA has product MEEKYMELALAWARKAADLDEVPVGAVVVRDGQVVGEAHNRRELDGDPTAHAEILALRQAAKTLGGWRLMDCDVYVTLEPCPMCAGAMINSRVRHIYYGAADPKAGCCGTLMSLTEDERFNHRAPVVGGVLEEACAKVLKDFFRKKREKKDRS; this is encoded by the coding sequence ATGGAGGAAAAGTACATGGAGCTGGCACTGGCATGGGCGAGAAAGGCCGCTGATCTGGATGAGGTGCCGGTGGGCGCCGTGGTGGTCCGGGACGGCCAGGTGGTGGGCGAGGCGCACAACCGCCGGGAGCTGGACGGGGACCCTACAGCGCATGCCGAAATTCTGGCCCTTCGTCAGGCGGCGAAAACGCTGGGCGGGTGGAGGCTCATGGATTGTGACGTTTATGTGACGCTGGAGCCCTGTCCCATGTGCGCCGGGGCTATGATTAACAGCCGTGTGCGGCATATCTATTATGGCGCTGCAGATCCCAAGGCGGGATGCTGCGGAACGCTGATGAGTCTGACGGAGGACGAACGGTTCAATCACCGGGCGCCGGTGGTCGGCGGGGTGCTGGAGGAGGCCTGCGCTAAGGTGCTGAAGGATTTCTTTCGAAAAAAGAGAGAAAAAAAGGACCGGTCTTAA
- a CDS encoding SH3 domain-containing protein has translation MKKIALLAGALMLAVGLLAGCGGGDGDAATPTPIVIPSPLNSENPLSTAQPQNIPSVPSATGGASSGDVGDATHTVNADSLNIRSEPNTDSDIIGSLDRDQKVKVLEEGEWSKIQYNDKEGYVKSSYLQKIEGTSPTNPPADDPMATPTAGE, from the coding sequence ATGAAAAAGATAGCTTTGCTGGCCGGCGCATTGATGCTTGCCGTCGGTCTTCTTGCCGGTTGCGGCGGCGGTGACGGCGACGCTGCCACCCCAACGCCCATCGTCATTCCTTCTCCGCTGAACAGCGAAAATCCGTTATCCACGGCCCAGCCCCAAAACATCCCCAGCGTGCCCTCCGCGACGGGAGGCGCCTCCAGTGGCGATGTAGGAGATGCTACTCACACGGTGAATGCGGACAGCCTCAACATTCGTTCTGAGCCCAACACTGACTCCGACATCATCGGTTCTCTGGACCGAGATCAGAAGGTTAAAGTGCTGGAAGAGGGTGAATGGTCCAAAATCCAATACAACGATAAGGAGGGTTATGTGAAATCTTCCTATCTTCAGAAAATCGAAGGCACATCGCCCACCAATCCTCCCGCCGATGATCCCATGGCCACTCCCACAGCTGGTGAATAA
- a CDS encoding fumarate hydratase yields the protein MRRIEDHKIASAVERLFLKACCRVDERVLMRLKEEAAREESPFGREILSQLIQNAEMAEMAGRPLCQDTGMAVVFVDWGQEVLLEGDTLEEAVNRGVRAAYDKGYFRKSVLTPLDRKNTGDNTPAIVHLRMVKGDKVRLRAAPKGFGSENMSRLVMLTPSKGIEGVKDAIVETARLAGPNPCPPIILGVGIGGTMEKAAIMAKEALLRPLGEPSDDPVLQEIEQECLERINDLGIGPMGLGGRVTCLGVHCLSYPTHIAGLPVAINTQCHAARHEEVIL from the coding sequence ATGCGTAGGATTGAGGATCATAAGATCGCTTCCGCTGTGGAGCGGCTTTTTTTGAAAGCCTGCTGCAGAGTGGATGAGAGGGTACTGATGCGGCTCAAAGAGGAGGCGGCCCGGGAGGAATCGCCCTTTGGCAGGGAAATCTTAAGTCAGCTCATACAAAATGCCGAGATGGCGGAGATGGCGGGACGGCCCCTGTGTCAGGACACAGGTATGGCGGTGGTGTTCGTCGATTGGGGCCAGGAGGTTCTGCTTGAAGGGGATACGCTGGAGGAGGCGGTGAACCGCGGAGTGCGGGCGGCCTACGATAAGGGCTATTTTCGCAAGTCCGTGCTCACACCGTTGGATCGAAAGAACACCGGGGACAACACGCCGGCCATCGTCCATCTTCGCATGGTGAAGGGAGACAAGGTGCGCCTTCGCGCAGCGCCCAAGGGCTTTGGCAGCGAAAACATGAGCCGTCTTGTGATGCTCACCCCGTCCAAAGGTATCGAAGGGGTCAAGGATGCCATCGTGGAGACTGCACGGCTGGCAGGGCCCAACCCCTGTCCTCCAATTATTCTGGGCGTAGGTATTGGCGGCACCATGGAAAAGGCCGCCATTATGGCCAAGGAGGCGCTGCTTCGGCCCCTTGGAGAACCCAGTGACGATCCGGTTCTCCAGGAAATTGAGCAGGAATGTCTCGAACGGATCAACGATCTTGGCATTGGACCCATGGGCCTTGGTGGGCGGGTCACCTGTCTGGGGGTGCACTGTCTGTCCTATCCCACCCACATTGCGGGGCTGCCGGTGGCCATCAACACCCAATGCCATGCGGCAAGACATGAGGAGGTGATCCTATGA
- a CDS encoding FumA C-terminus/TtdB family hydratase beta subunit, with product MIALTTPLTDEMVRSLRAGDTVALSGVIYTARDAAHGRMAKLLEAGEALPVDFAGQVIYYAGPCPAPPDAPIGACGPTTSARMNAYAPGMFERTGLKAVIGKGLMSAGVQEALIRNGGVYLCATGGAGQLIANCIQSAAKVAFEDLGTEAIHRLEVKDFPLVVAMDTIGNNLFESGPAQYRKHK from the coding sequence ATGATAGCTTTGACGACCCCGCTTACCGATGAAATGGTACGAAGTCTCAGAGCCGGGGATACGGTCGCCCTGAGCGGCGTGATCTACACCGCACGGGATGCCGCCCATGGCCGGATGGCCAAGCTTTTGGAAGCCGGTGAGGCTTTGCCGGTGGATTTTGCGGGCCAGGTTATCTACTATGCGGGTCCCTGCCCGGCACCGCCGGATGCACCCATCGGCGCCTGCGGTCCCACCACCAGCGCCCGGATGAACGCTTATGCTCCGGGAATGTTTGAAAGGACGGGACTCAAGGCGGTCATCGGCAAAGGTCTGATGAGCGCTGGGGTTCAGGAAGCCCTGATTCGCAATGGCGGAGTCTACCTCTGCGCCACGGGCGGAGCCGGCCAGCTTATTGCAAACTGCATCCAAAGTGCCGCAAAGGTGGCCTTTGAGGATCTTGGAACGGAGGCCATTCATCGATTGGAAGTGAAGGATTTTCCCTTGGTGGTGGCTATGGATACGATAGGCAACAACCTTTTTGAATCCGGTCCGGCCCAGTATCGCAAACATAAATGA
- a CDS encoding aminotransferase-like domain-containing protein, with protein sequence MHYSFARRMANLTASEIREILKVTARPEVISFAGGLPAPELFPIEEIKRVNRIVLDEDGKNALQYSTTEGYDPLRDWAAARMNQRLGTELARENILMVHGSQQALDLAGKVFLDEGDVVLCESPTYLAAISAFKAYGANFVEVPTDSMGMRMDALEEILKRTDRVKLIYVIPDFQNPTGRTWSLERRRQLAEITARHEVMVLEDNPYGELRYEGDFLPAVKSFDQAGNVLCMGTFSKIFCPGYRIGWVAGDPAVIGKLVLVKQCTDLQCNTMAQRDIAKYLELYDIDEHIAKIREVYRHRRDLAYRIMMEEFPKSVSFEKPHGGLFMWVVLPEKVNARDVLEKCLQRNVAFVPGGSFFPNGGHENTFRINFSNMPEERIVEGLKLMGQVLREYID encoded by the coding sequence ATGCACTATTCTTTTGCCAGAAGGATGGCAAACCTCACAGCGTCGGAGATCCGGGAGATTTTGAAGGTAACGGCCCGGCCCGAGGTGATTTCCTTTGCGGGCGGGCTTCCCGCGCCGGAGCTTTTTCCCATCGAGGAGATCAAGCGGGTCAATCGGATTGTTTTGGATGAGGATGGGAAAAACGCCCTGCAATACAGCACCACCGAAGGCTACGATCCTTTGCGGGATTGGGCAGCGGCACGGATGAACCAGAGACTTGGCACGGAACTTGCCAGGGAGAACATTTTGATGGTTCACGGTTCCCAGCAGGCTCTGGATCTCGCGGGCAAGGTATTTTTGGACGAAGGGGATGTGGTGCTGTGCGAAAGCCCCACCTACCTTGCGGCGATCAGCGCTTTCAAGGCCTATGGCGCCAACTTTGTGGAGGTGCCCACCGATTCCATGGGCATGAGGATGGACGCGCTGGAGGAGATTTTGAAAAGGACGGATCGGGTGAAGCTCATCTATGTTATCCCTGACTTCCAAAACCCCACCGGCCGCACCTGGAGCCTCGAACGCCGTCGACAACTCGCAGAGATCACTGCCCGTCATGAAGTGATGGTTCTGGAGGACAATCCCTATGGTGAACTGCGCTATGAAGGCGATTTCCTACCGGCGGTGAAGTCCTTCGATCAAGCCGGAAATGTGCTCTGCATGGGGACATTCTCCAAGATTTTCTGTCCCGGATACCGCATCGGCTGGGTAGCCGGCGATCCGGCGGTCATCGGCAAGCTGGTGCTGGTCAAGCAGTGCACGGATCTGCAGTGCAATACCATGGCCCAGCGGGATATCGCCAAATATTTGGAGCTCTATGATATCGACGAGCATATCGCCAAAATCCGCGAGGTTTACCGACACCGCCGGGATCTGGCCTATCGGATCATGATGGAGGAGTTTCCGAAAAGCGTCAGCTTTGAAAAGCCCCATGGCGGACTGTTCATGTGGGTGGTGCTGCCGGAGAAGGTGAATGCCAGGGATGTTCTGGAGAAATGCTTGCAGCGGAATGTGGCCTTTGTGCCCGGAGGTTCCTTCTTCCCGAACGGCGGCCATGAAAACACCTTCCGCATCAATTTTTCGAATATGCCCGAGGAACGAATCGTGGAAGGCCTGAAGCTCATGGGCCAGGTGCTCAGGGAATATATCGACTAA
- a CDS encoding PFL family protein, translating into MIEQQEILQTMRMIDELHLDIRTITMGISLLDCAHADPAVACRKIRDKIKTQAERLVQVGNEIETEYGIPIINKRISVTPVSIVAAASGAKDYLPYALALDEAAQEVGVNFIGGFSALVHKGYTLSDRTLIQSLPQALAETQRVCASVNVATSRTGINMDAVAQMGRIIKDTAEATRDSGGLGCAKLVVFANAVEDNPFMAGAFHGIGEPECVINVGVSGPGVVKAALENVKGAPFDVVAETIKKTAFNITRMGQLVAQEASRRLGVSFGIVDLSLAPTPDKGDSVARILEEMGLEVCGTHGTTAALALLNDAVKKGGIMASSQVGGLSGAFIPVSEDEGMIAAAEANALTLDKLEAMTCVCSVGIDMVAVPGSTSAETLSAIIADEAAIGVVNHKTTAVRVIPVVGKGVGDRVDFGGLLGSAPVMPVHPFSSEAFIRRGGRIPAPLHSQRN; encoded by the coding sequence ATGATCGAACAGCAAGAGATCCTGCAAACCATGCGGATGATCGATGAGCTCCATCTGGACATCCGCACCATCACCATGGGCATCAGTTTATTGGACTGCGCCCATGCCGATCCCGCCGTGGCCTGCCGGAAAATCCGGGATAAGATCAAAACCCAGGCGGAGCGCCTCGTTCAGGTGGGCAATGAAATTGAGACCGAATATGGTATTCCCATCATCAATAAGCGCATCTCGGTGACCCCTGTCTCCATCGTGGCTGCGGCCAGCGGCGCAAAGGACTATCTGCCCTATGCCCTGGCGCTGGACGAGGCGGCTCAGGAGGTGGGCGTCAATTTCATCGGCGGGTTTTCCGCCCTGGTCCACAAGGGCTACACGCTGAGCGACCGCACGCTCATCCAAAGCCTTCCCCAGGCCCTCGCCGAAACCCAGCGGGTATGCGCCAGCGTCAATGTGGCCACCAGCCGCACGGGCATCAATATGGATGCGGTAGCCCAGATGGGGCGGATCATTAAGGACACGGCCGAAGCCACCCGGGACAGCGGCGGGCTTGGCTGCGCCAAACTGGTGGTCTTCGCCAACGCCGTGGAGGACAATCCCTTCATGGCCGGCGCCTTCCATGGCATCGGTGAGCCCGAATGCGTGATCAACGTGGGCGTGAGCGGACCCGGGGTGGTGAAAGCCGCTCTGGAGAACGTGAAGGGCGCTCCCTTCGATGTGGTGGCGGAAACCATCAAAAAGACCGCCTTCAACATCACCCGCATGGGACAGCTGGTGGCCCAGGAGGCTTCCCGGCGGCTCGGCGTTTCCTTTGGCATCGTGGATCTTTCCCTTGCCCCCACGCCGGATAAGGGGGATTCGGTGGCGAGAATCCTTGAGGAAATGGGACTTGAGGTGTGCGGCACCCATGGCACCACCGCCGCATTGGCTCTGCTCAACGATGCAGTGAAAAAGGGCGGCATCATGGCCTCCTCCCAGGTGGGCGGCCTGTCCGGCGCTTTCATTCCCGTCAGCGAGGACGAGGGCATGATCGCCGCCGCGGAAGCGAATGCCCTCACCCTGGACAAATTGGAAGCCATGACCTGCGTTTGTTCGGTGGGCATCGATATGGTCGCCGTGCCCGGCAGCACATCAGCGGAAACCCTGTCCGCCATCATTGCCGATGAAGCGGCTATCGGCGTGGTCAATCACAAAACCACCGCCGTACGCGTCATCCCCGTGGTGGGCAAGGGCGTGGGCGACCGGGTGGACTTCGGCGGACTTTTGGGCAGTGCGCCGGTGATGCCGGTGCATCCTTTCTCCAGCGAAGCCTTCATCCGTCGGGGCGGGCGCATCCCCGCGCCGTTGCACAGCCAGCGAAATTAG
- a CDS encoding ACT domain-containing protein translates to MRAIVTVIGKDQYGIIAKVSQKLLDYNINILDITQTVMQGNLFTMILLADIAKMNCPFEVLKDGLKELGDSLDLSIRVQREEIFQAMHRI, encoded by the coding sequence ATGCGAGCCATTGTAACGGTCATTGGCAAGGACCAATACGGCATCATCGCCAAGGTCAGCCAAAAGCTTTTGGACTACAACATCAACATTCTGGACATCACCCAGACGGTCATGCAAGGTAATCTTTTTACCATGATTCTGCTTGCGGATATTGCCAAGATGAATTGCCCCTTTGAGGTCCTGAAGGACGGCCTCAAGGAGCTGGGCGACAGCCTTGATCTGTCCATTCGGGTGCAGCGGGAGGAAATCTTCCAGGCCATGCACCGCATCTAG
- a CDS encoding TIGR01440 family protein gives MYDTLKAEARKAMSELVEAARLKEGDLVVVGCSSSEVAGRDIGSYSSVDIAEALFDGLYPVLEERGIYLAAQCCEHLNRALILEAEAAEKRGLDVVNVVPQPKAGGSFATTAYRGFRHPAAVEGGVRADAGMDIGGTLIGMHLMPVAVPIRLSLSRIGEAIVLYARTRPKYIGGERAHYDETLA, from the coding sequence ATGTACGATACTTTGAAAGCCGAGGCCCGCAAGGCCATGAGCGAGCTGGTGGAGGCGGCCAGGCTCAAAGAGGGCGATCTTGTGGTGGTGGGCTGTTCCTCTAGCGAAGTGGCTGGCCGCGACATTGGTTCCTATTCCAGCGTGGATATCGCCGAAGCCCTCTTCGACGGTCTGTATCCGGTCCTTGAGGAACGGGGAATCTATCTTGCGGCCCAATGCTGCGAGCATTTAAACCGCGCCCTCATTCTTGAGGCTGAAGCGGCCGAGAAGCGGGGTCTTGACGTGGTCAATGTGGTGCCCCAGCCCAAGGCCGGCGGCTCCTTCGCCACCACGGCTTACCGCGGGTTCCGTCATCCCGCAGCCGTGGAGGGCGGCGTTCGGGCTGATGCGGGTATGGATATCGGCGGTACGCTGATCGGCATGCATCTCATGCCCGTGGCCGTGCCCATCCGGCTTTCCCTTTCCCGCATCGGGGAAGCCATCGTGCTCTATGCCCGAACCCGGCCCAAATACATCGGCGGGGAACGGGCCCACTACGACGAAACCTTAGCTTGA